A single window of Scylla paramamosain isolate STU-SP2022 chromosome 27, ASM3559412v1, whole genome shotgun sequence DNA harbors:
- the LOC135114028 gene encoding uncharacterized protein LOC135114028 has protein sequence MESRAIIPPTLPTFGHATVYVYPTVAPRVVVVPIITCIIGFPVLVMLVICALRYRARRARINAKNAHSVESSASALELTSGSSILASRCTNGKAHRLKKRKKALVRFKPMPEIDLDTVVEEKSEFDAEVTASDLLTTPEELVIPEETTPPASFRAFRYMGAVSQPLAAISPNKTSPFRSQHLDQVAEELELCEDVMLEVSDDEQLDEFDEDEEDEEDEEDDLELDLDAIEVEGVCLEVEEGEDQMEDSDNGTLGTCFTLSPKSSTKSPTGVQLALKKLDGAIKRRHSSPVKVNYGKNRGHQQRSSAKANYTHPQVKEEENALKPPPLKYDIDYIDRELMPRFSPRRSHSVKYTMSRRATSFTGKKRHGESFKLRSKSFSRSISHVHDGPDGRPRGQPRSASTSQEFHNGVMECDVHIVNEYGAEMSSSSCSDRCISGGTSTKSVSDGDTFLNGSETDWSVSSRECHNPVRATVSLPIRTSRKDSDSPVKRVVQCSRTACGEEGACRGVCRLPASNSIDRGESQCQTDKAVHPLSDVAEGREDGGQDQQQGVAGQDEERSTLV, from the exons TGGCCCCgcgggtagtggtggtgcccATCATCACCTGCATCATTGGCTTCCCTGTCCTGGTGATGCTCGTGATCTGCGCCCTCAGGTACCGGGCGAGGAGGGCACGTATCAACGCCAAGAATGCGCACAG CGTGGAGTCTTCGGCATCGGCGCTCGAGCTCACCTCTGGGTCCTCCATCCTGGCCAGCCGATGTACAAACG GTAAAGCTCATCgcttgaagaagaggaagaaagcccTTGTAag gTTCAAACCCATGCCTGAGATCGACCTAGACACCGTGGTGGAAGAGAAGTCAGAGTTCGATGCCGAGGTGACGGCTTCTGACCTGCTGACCACCCCCGAGGAGCTGGTCATTCCAGAGGAGACCACGCCGCCAGCCTCCTTCAGGGCCTTCAGGTACATGGGGGCCGTCAGCCAGCCGCTCGCTGCCATTTCCCCTAACAAGACCTCGCCCTTCAGATCCCAGCATCTTGACCAGGTCGCCGAGGAGCTGGAACTCTGCGAGGACGTGATGCTGGAGGTCAGCGATGATGAACAGCTTGATGAATttgacgaggacgaggaggacgaggaggacgaggaggatgacCTTGAGCTTGATTTAGACGCCATCGAAGTGGAAGGTGTGTGTTTAGAGGTCGAGGAGGGCGAGGATCAGATGGAGGACAGCGACAATGGCACGCTTGGTACTTGTTTCACGCTCTCGCCCAAATCGTCGACGAAGTCTCCTACGGGGGTGCAGTTAGCCCTCAAGAAGCTCGATGGTGCCATAAAGCGGCGCCACTCTAGTCCAGTCAAAGTCAACTATGGGAAGAATCGGGGCCACCAGCAACGCTCCTCAGCCAAGGCAAACTATACTCATCCtcaggtgaaagaagaggaaaatgcacTCAAACCCCCTCCTCTGAAGTACGATATTGACTACATCGACCGCGAGCTGATGCCGCGATTCTCGCCGCGTCGCTCGCACTCCGTCAAGTACACCATGAGCCGGCGGGCCACCTCCTTCACGGGCAAGAAGCGTCACGGAGAATCTTTCAAGTTAAGAAGTAAAAGCTTTTCCAGAAGCATTTCTCACGTTCACGACGGACCGGACGGTAGACCGAGAGGTCAGCCGAGAAGTGCATCAACGTCACAGGAGTTCCATAACGGTGTTATGGAGTGCGATGTCCACATCGTGAACGAATATGGTGCTGAGATGAGCTCGAGCAGCTGTAGTGACAGGTGCATCAGTGGCGGCACGAGTACTAAAAGTGTGTCAGACGGAGACACTTTTCTCAACGGTAGCGAGACAGACTGGTCGGTGTCCTCCCGGGAGTGCCACAATCCGGTGAGGGCCACGGTGTCTCTGCCGATAAGAACCAGCAGGAAAGACTCGGACAGTCCCGTAAAGAGGGTGGTGCAGTGCTCGAGAACTGCATGTGGTGAGGAGGGTGCGTGTAGGGGTGTGTGTAGATTGCCAGCGTCTAATTCCATAGACAGAGGAGAAAGTCAGTGCCAGACGGACAAGGCTGTGCATCCTCTTTCTGATGTtgcagaagggagagaggatggcgGCCAAGACCAGCAGCAGGGTGTGGCGGGCCAGGACGAGGAGCGGAGCACTCTGGTCTGA